From the Actinomadura luzonensis genome, the window TGATCGCCGCCCAGTTCCCGCAGTGGGCGGGCCTGCCGGTCGAGCGTTTCCCCTCGCCCGGCACGGTCAACGCCGTCTACCGGCTCGGCGGCGAGCTGTCGGTCCGCCTGCCGCTCGTCGAGCGGGCCGTCGGCGACGTGGAGAAGGAGCAGCGCTGGCTGCCCAGGCTGGCGCCGCTGCTGCCCGTCCCCGTCCCGGCGGTGCTGGGCGCGGGCGTGCCCGGCGAGGGCTACCCCTTCCCGTGGTCGGTGTGCCGGTGGCTGCCCGGCGGCAACCCCGAGGCGGGGCGGCTCGGCGACGCCGGGCCGCTGGCGGCCGACCTGGCGGCGTTCGTCACGGCGCTGCGCCGCGCCGGGCTGCCCGGCGGCCCCGCGCCTACCGCGGTGGCCCGCTCGGCGAGGTGGACGCGGGCGTGCGCCGCGCGATCGCCGAACTGGCGGCGATGGCCCCGGACCGGACGGCGACCCGGGCGGCGCCGTGGGCGGCGACGTGGGCGGCGGCGGCGACGTGGGCGGCGGCGTGGGCGGCGACGCGAGCAAAGGCGTGGGCCGCCTCTCTGGCCGCGGCCCCCGCGGCGGCCTGGTGGACGTCGCCGCCGTGACCGCCGCCTGGGAGGACGCGCTCGCCGCGCCCCCCTGGCCGGGCCCGCCCGTGTGGGTGCACTCCGACCTCATGCCCGGCAACCTGCTCGTCTCCGCCGGCCGCCTCACCGGCGTCATCGACTTCGCCACCGCCGGGGTGGGCGACCCGGCCTGCGACCTCATGGTCGCCTGGAACCTGCTGCCCGCCGAGGCCAGGCCGGCCTTCCGCGCCGCGGCGGGGGCCGACGACGCCACCTGGGCGCGGGGCCGCGGCTGGGCCCTGGCGCAGGCGCTCATCGCGCTCCCCTACTACCTGGACAGCAACCCGGCGATGGCCGCCAACGCGCGCCACGTGATCCGCGAGGTGCTGGCCGACCTGATCACGGGCGGCCGGCTCGGGTAACGTCGGCACTCTCCCCCCTCAGGCGAAGGAGAGACCAGTGGTGCACAAAGCGGTGATCCCGGTGGCCGGCCTGGGCACGCGGCTGCTGCCCCTCACCAAGGCGCTGCCGAAGGAGATGCTGCCGATCGGCGACAAGCCGGTCATCGAGCACACCATCCGGGAGCTGGTGGAGTCGGGCATCGACGAGATCACCATCGTCACCTCCTCGCGCAAGGAGCTCGTCCAGCGGCACTTCGCGCCCGACGCCGACCTGGAGCGGCAGCTCCGCGAGGCGGGCAAGGAGGAGCTGGCCGCCGCCGTGGCCGAGCTGTCGTCGCTGGCCCACATCACGTACCTGTACCAGAACGGCCCGTACGGCAACGGCACGCCGGTGCTGAACGCCGCCCGCGTCATCGGCGACGAGCCGTTCATGGTGTTGTGGGCCGACGACGTGTTCGTGGCCGAGGTGCCGCGCGCGCGGCAGCTCAAGGCCGCCTACGAGGCCACCGGGGCGCCGGTGCTGGCGCTGATGCCGATGGCGGTCGAGGACGCCTCCCGCTACGGCGTGCCGGTCGTCGAGGAGGACCTGGGCGGCGGCCGGCTGCGCATCTCGGGCCTGCTGGAGAAGCCCCGCCCGGAGGAGGCGCCGTCCCGCTACGCCGCGATCGGCGGGTACGTCGTCACCCCCGGCGTGATCGACGAGCTGGAGGCCGCCACGCGCCGCCGGCGGGAGCGGCCGGAGGGCGAGATCTACCTCACCGACGCCCTGCACCGCCACGCCGCCGCCGGCAACCCGGTGTACGGGCAGGTCATCGACGGCACCTGGTGGGACACCGGCTCCCCGCTCAACTACCTGCGCGCCCAGTTCGCGGCCGCGCTCGCCCATCCGGCGTACGGGCCGGAGCTGCGTAAATTGGCCATGGAGAGCTAGCGTCTACCGCAGAACTTACGGAGGAGGTCCGGTGAGCCGGCAGATCATGTCCATCGTGGGCGGCAAGGAGGCCGCGGCGGCGGCCACATACGACTCGACCAACCCCGCCCGCCCGGCGGAGGTGGTGGCCCGGGTCGGCCTGGCCGACGCGGCCACGTTCGCCGCCGCCTGCCGCACGGCGGCCGAGGCGCAGCGCGAGTGGGCGAAGGTGCCCGCGCCGGTGCGCGGCCGGGTGATCGCCTCCATCGGGCGGCTGGTGGAGGCCAACGCCGAGGCGCTGGCCCGGCTGGTGACCGAGGAGATCGGCAAGCCGTACGCCGAGGCGCTGGGCGAGGTGCGGGAGATCGTCGACACGTGCGACTTCTTCCTCGGCGAGGGCCGCCGCCTCTACGGCCAGACGGTGCCGTCGGAGATGCCGGACAAGAACCTGTTCACCTTCCGCAACCCGGTCGGCGTGGCGGCGGTCGTCACCGCGGGCAACTTCCCGGTGGCCGTCCCGTCCTGGTACCTCGTGCCGGCGCTGCTGTGCGGCAACGCGGTGGTGTGGAAGCCCGCCGAGTACGCCGCCGCCTCCGCGCACGCCATGTTCCGCCTGTTCGTCGCGGCGGGCCTGCCGGACGGCGTGCTCAACCTGCTGTTCGCCGACGGCGCGCAGACCTACGCGGGCCTGGAGCTGGCCCTGTCCGAGGGCAGCGTGCAGAAGGTCGGCTTCACCGGCTCCAGCGAGGTCGGCCGGCGCATCGGCGAGCTGACCGGGCGGCACCTGCAGTCGGCCTGCCTGGAGCTGGGCGGCAAGAACCCGATGGTGATCATGCCGGACGCCGACCTCGACCTCGCCGCCGAGGGCGCGCTGTTCTCCGGCTTCGGCACGGCGGGCCAGCGCTGCACCAGCCTCGGCACGGCGATCGTGCACGAGAGCGTCCACGACGCGTTCGTCGAGCGGTTCACCCGGGCGCTGGCGGCGGCGGCCGTCGGCGACCCGACCGGCGACGTGCTGGCCGGGCCGCTGCTCGACGGCAAGTTCGCCGAGCGCTACGAGGAGTACCTGACCTGGATCCAGCCCCACCACACGGTGGTGTCGGGCCCGGTGGGGCGCATCACGAAGGACAACCCGCGCGGCGGCTTCGACGGCGGCGACGGCCTCTACTACCACCCGGTGATCGTCGACGGCGTGCGGCCGGGCGACCGGCTGTTCATGGAGGAGACGTTCGGCCCGATCGTGGGCGTGACGACGTTCCGCACCCTGGAGGAGGCCGTCGAGCTGGCCAACCTGCCCGGCTACGGCCTGTCCAGCTCGATCTACACCGGCGACGCGAGCAGCGCCTTCCGCTTCCGCGAGGGCGTCTCGGCCGGCATGGTCAGCGTCAACAACTCCACCTCGGGGGCGGAGGCGCACCTGCCGTTCGGCGGCAACGGCAAGTCGGGCAACGGCAGCCGCCAGTCGGGCATGTGGGTGCTCGACCAGTTCACCCGCTGGCAGGCGATGAACTGGGACCACTCGGGCCGGCTGCAGAAGGCGCAGATGGACGTCGCGGAGATCGTTCCCGACCTGGGCTTCCGGCTCGCCGAGACGCGCCTGCCCTGAGCACGCGAGAAGGGGCCCCGCGCGCGGGCCCCTTCTCTGTCGGTCGGTCAGACCTGGCCGGCCTTCTCCAGCGCCGAGCAGCAGGTGTTCACCAGCAGGCGGGTGACCACGTACGGGTCGACGTTGGCGTTCGGGCGGCGGTCCTCGATGTAGCCCTTCTTGTCCACCTCGACCTGCCACGGGATGCGCACCGACGCGCCGCGGTTGGACACGCCGTAGCTGTACTTGTTCCACGGGGCGGTCTCGTGGTGGCCGGTCAGGCGCAGCTCGATGTCGGCGCCGTACTGGGTGACGTGCTCCATCGGCTTGTCGCCCTCGCCGAGCGCCTCGCAGGCGGTGATGATCGGCTCGTAGCTCTCGCGCATGGCCTTGGTGGAGAAGTTGGTGTGCGCGCCGGCGCCGTTCCAGTCGCCGCGGGCGGGCTTGGCGTCGAGGGTGGCCTCCACGCCGAACTCCTCGGCCGTCCGGTAGAGCAGGTAGCGGGCGACCCACAGGTGGTCGGCGACCTCCAGGGGGCCCGCCGGGCCGACCTGGAACTCCCACTGGCCGGGCATGACCTCGGCGTTGATGCCGGAGATCTTCAGGCCGGCGGCCAGGCAGCGGTCGAGGTGCAGCTCGACGATCTCGCGGCCGAAGACGGCCTCGGCGCCCACGCCGCAGTAGTAGTGGCCCTGCGGGGCGGGGAAGCCGCCCTCGGGGAAGCCGAGCGGGCGGCTGCCCTTGAAGAAGGTGTACTCCTGCTCGATGCCGAACCACGGCTCCTGAGCGGCGAACTGCTCGGCGATCGGGCGCAGCAGGGCGCGGGTGTTGCTGGCGTGCGGGTCGCCGTTGATCTCCTCGACCTCGCACAGGACGAGCACGTTGGCGCCGCCGCGGATCGGGTCGGGGCAGGTGAAGACCGGGCGGAGCACACGGTCCGACGAGTGGCCCTCCGCCTGGTTGGTGCTGGAGCCATCGAAGCCCCAGACCGGCGGCTCGGCCCCGTCGGCCAGGATCTTGGTCTTCGAGCGCAGCAGAGCGGTGGGCTCGGTGCCGTCGATCCAGATGTACTCAGCCTTGTAGCTCACGGCGGTCCTTTCACGGTCTCTCTCAGCCACGCCGAGTCTTCCGGACGGCCGTTTCCCGCTTTTTGCCCGAATGTGAACGCCGTGTTAATCGGCCGGCCCATACCTGGAGGCCGGAGCAGGCATAACCCGTCACCGGTGGGACACACGTTACCCATGAGCGTCTCGCCGCTGGTCTGGTGGCTCACGATCGCCGGGATCGTCGCCCTGCTGCTGTTCGACTTCGTCTTCCACGTGCGCAAGGCGCACGTGCCCACGCTGCGCGAGGCGTCCCTCTGGTCGGCCCTGTACGTCGGCATCGCCCTCGCCTTCGGCGCCGGCGTGTGGCTGCTCGGCGGCGCCGAGCCCGGCACGGAGTACTTCGCCGGTTACGTGACGGAGAAGGCGCTGTCGGTGGACAACCTCTTCGTCTTCCTCGTCATCATGTCGAGCTTCAAGGTGCCGCGCGCCGACCAGCAGAAGGCGCTGCTGTTCGGCATCGTGTTCTCGTTGCTCGCGCGGAGCCTGTTCATCCTGGTCGGCGCGGCGCTCATCAACACCTTCGCCTGGGTGTTCTACCTGTTCGGCCTGATCCTGCTGGTCACCGCGGGCAACCTGCTCAAGCCCGAGAGCGAGGAGAGCCACTCGCCGGACAACCTGATGGTCCGCCTGGCCCGCCGGGTCTTCCCGGCCACCGACACCTACGACGGCGACAAGCTCTTCACCGTCAGGGACGGGCGGCGGGCGATGACGCCGATGCTGCTCGTCATGATCGCCATCGGCGGCACCGACATCCTGTTCGCGCTGGACTCGATCCCGGCCATCTTCGGCCTGACGCAGGACGTCTACATCGTCTTCACCGCCACCGCGTTCTCGCTGCTGGGCCTGCGCCAGCTCTACTTCCTCATCGACGACCTGCTCGACCGGCTGATCTACCTGACCTACGGGCTGGCCGTCATCCTGGGCTTCATCGGGGTCAAGCTGGTCCTGCACGCGCTGCACGAGAACAACGTGCCGTTCATCAACGAGGGCGAGCCGGTGCCGGTCGCCGAGATCAGCACGGGGCTGTCCCTGTCGGTGATCGTCGGCGTGCTGCTGGTCACCGTGGTCGCCTCGCTGGCCAGCCCGAAGGGGCGGGCCCAGAACGCCGTCTCGGCCGCGCGCCGGCACGCCCAGGAGTACCTGGAGGTCGAGCACGACCCCGGGCTGCGCGAGGAGCTGTTCGCCAAGGTGTGCGCGAAGGAGCGGGAGCTGCGGGCGCTGCCGGACAAGCACCGGCGGCGCATCCGCGAGGAGGAGCGGCTGATGGCGCTGCTGCGCCGGGTGCACGAGGAGCACGACCGGACGGGCTGACCCCGCCGGCCGTGCTCCCCCGTGCTCGCGGACGCGGCTCCAGGCGCGGCTTCAGGCGCGGCTGTCAGGAGCGGCTGTCGCGCCCGTTGCCGTTGCCGTTGCCGTCGTAGCCGAGCAGCCGCAGCGCGGTGTCCGGGTCCATGGCCGCGGCGAGGAGCTGGGCCCTCGCGTGCGCCTCGTCCCGCTCGCGTTCGGCCTTGGCCTGGGCGGCGCGCACGCCCCTGACCGCGACCAGCGCCAGCCCGCCGCCCACGATGACCGCGACGATCACCACGAACAGCAGGAGCAGCAGCCCCGGCGAGGCGAGGCCGGAGCCGCCCGCGTTCAGCAGGTTGCCGCCGGCGCCCGTCACCGCCAGCGCGGCGATGATCGACAGCACCACCAGGCCGAGCAGGCTGGCCAGGACCAGCCAGACCCGGCCCGCCCCGCGCCGCGGCCGCGACGGGGGCGTGAGCGGGGGCGGCGCGGCCTCCGCCTCGACCACGATCGGCACGGGCGCCGACGAGGGGCCGGGCGCCCACGGCACGAACTCCGGCCGGTCGGCCGGCTCGGGCACGGCCGCCCCCGGCACCGGCACCGGCACCGGCACCGGCACCATCATCGCCGGCGGGCCGGTGACCGCCGGCGGCTGGCCGGCGGTCACCGGCGGCCCGGACGACTGCCCGGGCGGCGGCGGGAGCGGGACGGCGGTGGAGGAGTCCGGCGGCCCGGCCGGATGCCCGGTCAGGTAGCCGGTGGAGTGCCCGGTCGGGTGGCCGGTCGGGTGGCCGGTCGGGTGGCCGGTCGGGTGGCCGGTCGGGTGGCCGGTCGGGGGCGTGATCTGGACGGCCGTCGCCACCGCGCTCCCGGCGAAGGCCGCCGCCGGCTCGGCGGCCCGGGCCGCGCCGGGCAGCTCGCGCTCGACCCGGCTGTGCTCCCGGTGCGCCCGCGCCGCCTCCTGGTGGTACTCCTCCAGCTCCTCGTACAGCTCGTCGGAGGCGTAAATGGTGCCGTCGATGAGCGGGCCGGGCTCGCGCCGGATGATCGCCACGACGTCGTCGCCGTTGAGCGTCTTGTGCGTCTCCAGCGCGTGCGCCACGCACAGCACCTCCCTGCGGTGCTCCTGCAGCAGCCGCTCGGTCTGCTCCAGCAGCCGCACCAGGTTGAACTCGATCCGCTCCCCCAGCACGTCGGGGGTGAGGTCGGGCTCGCGGCGGGACGGCTCCCGCTCGGTGATGCCGATGCCGCCGGCGCCGCCGGGCGCGCGCTTGCGCATGGCCTTGCCGCCCATGATCTCCAGCTCCTGGAGCGCGGGCAGCGAGGTGACGCCGGAGCCCATGCCCCAGTACGACTCCATCATGGCCGTCAGGTACGTCGCCGAGAACAGGTCTCCGGAGACGCCGGAGGAGTTGTCCTCGCCGAAGAACATGCGCTCGCCGGCCAGCGAGGCCAGGGAGACCATGATGTCCGCCTCGTGCTCGGACTTCCACCGGGTGAACTGGTCCTCGGGCTTGATCGAGGCGACCATGCCGAGGTAGTCCGCGCCCTTCTCGATGGTGGCGATGTCGATCTCCAGGTGGAACCGGGTCGCGTACGCCACCACGGCGTGGCACGCCTCGTGCACGGCGACGGCGTGCCGCTCGCGCTCGATGTACTCGACGTCCTCGGGCGGGCCGAGCTGCTTGAGCCGCTTGGCGCGCAGCACGTCCGACCAGGTGATGACCTCGCGCCCGTCCCTGATGGCGGTGATCAGCGACTCGTTGACCAGGTCCTTGATCGTGGCGCCGGTGGCGTACGGGGTGATGGTGGCGAGCTTGTCGATCTGCGCGGGCGTCAGCTCGTGCCAGACCTTGTCGAAGTAGCCCTGGTAGGTGCGCACCCGCCCGGCCTTGGACGGGTAGCCGACCTTGTAGATGCGGTCGATGCGGCCCGGCCGCAGCAGGGCCTCGTCCAGCGCGTCGGGCCGGTTGGTGGCCATCATGACGAGGATGCGGTACTTGGGCGGCGGCTTGGGCCGCATGCCGAGCAGCCGGCGCACGAACCGGTTGAAGAAGCCGCGCGGCTTCTTCAGCCCGGACAGCTCGGTGAGCAGCGCCTGGAGGGTGCCCGGGTCGCCGCTGTTCATCATGCCTCCGCCCATGACGAAGCGGCTGATCCCGCCGGGCTCCTTCGTCTCCTCGCGCCGGCCGCGGAAGGCGAGCACCTGCCGGGTGGACTCGGACAGGTAGCTGAAGCCGTGGCAGCCGTGCGTGTCGGTCGCGGAGAAGCCGCCCGGCACGTTGGGCCCCTGCTGGGCGAGCTGGCCGCGCTTGCCGAGCGAGTCGGCCTCGTCGAAGAAGACGATGACGCCGCCGTAGCGCAGGGCGAGCTTGCGCAGCTTGCGGAAAAGGGTCTTGACCTTGAGGATGCCGATGCCCATGAACATGTTCGTGAACGCGCCCGGATCCACGAACACGTACGGCTTGCCGGTCTCGCCGGCCACGGCCTCGGCCATGAGGGTCTTGCCGGTGCCGGGCGGGCCCCACAGCAGCAGGCCGCTCGGCACGTACCCGCCGCGCCGCTCGATCTCGTCGGGCCGCTCCAGGAAGACGATGTTCTCCCGGACCCGCTCGACCACGTGGTCCTGCCCCCACACGTCCTTGAAGCGGGTCTTGATGTCGTCGGGGAAGTACGTCTCGACGCCGCCCCGCGACAGGAACCAGAACAGGCCGACGAACTGGATGATGACGAAGAAGAACAGGAAGACGATCTGGAGGAAGAACGGCAGCGCCTGCCACAGCAGCGCGGGCGCCTGGAGGAGCGCGGCGAACGGGTGCACGTCCAGGACCGCGCCCAGGACGAGGGCCGCCAGCACGACGAGAAAGACGATCTTCAGCGCGCGGGAGAGCCGGTAGCGGGTCCAGTCGTCGAAGCGCCGGTGCGCCCACCGCTCGAAGCCGCCGAAGACCTTCTGGCTCCAGAAGCGGTGGTAGCCCGACCAGTGCTCGGAGACGAGGAAGTGGAGCTGCCGCACCACCTCGACGCCGAGCAGCCAGAAGATCCACTGGTAGGCGCGGGCGATGGCCTGCGCGGCCTGGGGGAAGGTGACGACGCCTTCGTAGTCGGCCATCACCTTCCACGTCAGGACGAGGTAGGCCAGCACCAGAGCGATGAGGAACTTGCTCCGATCCCAGAACTGCATCTTCTTCCTGGTCACGGATTCCGGGTCGGACGGCCCGCTGCCGGGCGCGCGCAGCCCTTCATGGTGTTCTGTGATGGTCAATGGTGCTCCCTCATCCAGGCAGCCGGAGCAGCTTGAACGAACTCTCGATCTTGTCGAAATCGCCGGCGCGCTGCCGGTAGCAGGAGACCTGGCAGCCGAGGAGCAGGACGGAGACCGTGTCGCCCTGCTCGTCGAGGATGGCGGTGTGGTCGAACGTCTGGACGTTGTCGCCGATCTGGTAGTTGTAGCGGACCCGCACGCCCTTGGCGCCGTGGTCGAGGGTCAGCACCTGGTCGTCGAGGAGCTCGAAGTTCCTGAAGACCGGCAGTTGCCCGGCCGCCACCGTCTGCTGCAGGTAGTACTCGCGCATCTGCTCGGTGACCGGGAGCACGAAGTCGCGCAGCCGGTCGATGGAGACCGCGTCCCGCTGCTCCTCGGTGAGCTGGTGCACGGTGGCGTAGACGAAGGGTTCCGGGGAGCCCAGCAGGTGATCGGCCTTGGGATCCGCGGACTGGTCGAAGGCCGTCGACCAGACCCGCTGCGCCCGCAGGGCCGCCGCCTGCGAGCCGGGGTGGTCGCCGGACAGATACAACTCGATGGGAGTGGCGTCGAGCTGCTTGAACGAGGACGGCACCCGGAAGTACGTCGTGCCGTCACGATCACGGACGTAGGTGAACTCCGGCTGCCCGCACGCAGACAGCAAGGTGACCGCGACCATGAGCGCGATCCAAGCCCGTGTCTTTTTCACCAGGGCTTACCTCCGCTTTACGGACCAACGGAGTTGTTGTGCCCGCTTTCAGGCGTAATGAGCCCGATGCGCGGTGAGAAATCTTGACCAAATCTTGCCCGGCCCTTGGCTCGATTTGTTACAGATCAGAACGAGGCCGGGGCCATGGGATCACTCGTTCCGTACAACGTTCATGCAACCCCATTGGTTCAACTGAGGAAGTGGCGAAAGATATGAGGATCCCTACCGACACCCGGAGCGCGACATGACGGAACCCGCAATGCAGATCGTCGACTCCTTCGGCATGATGGCCGAGCGCCAGTTCGCCGACGTGTGGGCGAGGACGGTCCTGTCGGTCAGGGAGCGTCGGCTGCTCCTGCTCGGGCTGCTCGTCGGGCAGGGGCTCGACGAGCTGACGGAGGTCCAGCTCGACGCCGCGCTGCGGACGGGCGCCCTGTCGGCGACCGAGCTGCGCGAGGTGGTGGTCTTCCTGTCGCACTACGCCGGCTGGGCGCGCGGCTCGCGGCTCAACGACCAGGTGGAGAGCCTGATCGAGCGGGCCGGCGGGTCCGGCGCGGGCAACGGCGAGCACGCCGGCCCGTAGGCGTTAGGGTTGCGGGCATGCCCACCGCTCTGATCACCGGCGCCACCGCGGGGCTCGGCGCCGCCTTCGCCCGCCGCCTGGCCGCCGAGGCGTTCTCGCTCGTCCTGGTCGCGCGCGACGAGGCCCGCCTGGCCGAGAGCGCCGGCCAGCTCAAGCTCAGGTACGGCGTCGACGTCGAGACGCTGCCCGCCGACCTGACCACGGACGAGGGCCTCGCGGCGGTCGAGGCGCGGGTGCGCCAGGGCGTCGACCTGCTCGTCAACAACGCCGGTTTCGGCCACCACGGCCGCTTCCCCGACGTGCCGGCCGCCGACGAGGTGCGCATGCTCAAGCTGCACTGCGAGGCGGTGCTGCGGCTGACCCTGGCGGCGCTGCCCGGCATGCGCGAGCGCGAGCGGGGCGCGATCGTCAACGTGGCGTCGGTGGCGGCGTTCTTCAGCCGGGGCACCTACAGCGCGTCCAAGGCGTGGGTGGTCAACTTCAGCGAGTCGGCCGCGGCCGATATCGGCGATCCGCGGATCAAGATCATGGCGCTGTGCCCCGGCTTCGTGCGCACCGAGTTCCACCAGCGCGCCGGCATGGACACCGCGGGCATCCCGGGCTTCCTTTGGCTCAAGGCCGACGACGTGGTGCGGGAGGGCCTGCGCGACCTGGCGCTGGGCAAGCGGGTGTCCGTGCCCGACGTGCGCTACAAGACGATCGTGGCGCTCGGCCGGCTGGTGCCGCGCGGCCTGCAGCACTACGTGTCCTCGCGCATCGGCCGCTGACCCGCCTCCCGCACCAGCTCACCGCCCCGGGAAAAGGGCGGGCCCCCGCCGCGGGAGGGGGTCGCGGTGGGGGCCCAACGGCCGTGAGCGTCGCTCACGGCCGGGAACCAGAAGCCGGGAGCCCTGCTCAGCGGTTGGCCTCGTGACCGATGGCCAGGCCCGAGGACGGGTCGAAGAAGTGCAGGTTGTGCGTGTCGACGACCAGGTCGATGTTCTGGCCGGGGCGCGCGTGGCTGCGGGCGTTGACGCGGGCGGTCCACAGGGACTTGTCGCCCGCCAGCGGCAGCGCCGCCTCCTCGTCGTCGCCGGTGTCGGCGGCGGCCACGGTGTCCTTGTGCTCGACCGGCGGGGCGTCGATGAGGAACAGCACGTTGATCTCGGAGCCCAGTTCCTCGGTGACCTCCGCGCGCACCGGCAGGGTGGCCCAGCCGTTGCTGGCGTGGCTGCCGGCCGAGACGGCGTCCTCGAAGTCGG encodes:
- a CDS encoding phosphotransferase; the protein is MGGDVGGGGDVGGGVGGDASKGVGRLSGRGPRGGLVDVAAVTAAWEDALAAPPWPGPPVWVHSDLMPGNLLVSAGRLTGVIDFATAGVGDPACDLMVAWNLLPAEARPAFRAAAGADDATWARGRGWALAQALIALPYYLDSNPAMAANARHVIREVLADLITGGRLG
- a CDS encoding UTP--glucose-1-phosphate uridylyltransferase, yielding MVHKAVIPVAGLGTRLLPLTKALPKEMLPIGDKPVIEHTIRELVESGIDEITIVTSSRKELVQRHFAPDADLERQLREAGKEELAAAVAELSSLAHITYLYQNGPYGNGTPVLNAARVIGDEPFMVLWADDVFVAEVPRARQLKAAYEATGAPVLALMPMAVEDASRYGVPVVEEDLGGGRLRISGLLEKPRPEEAPSRYAAIGGYVVTPGVIDELEAATRRRRERPEGEIYLTDALHRHAAAGNPVYGQVIDGTWWDTGSPLNYLRAQFAAALAHPAYGPELRKLAMES
- a CDS encoding aldehyde dehydrogenase family protein, which gives rise to MSRQIMSIVGGKEAAAAATYDSTNPARPAEVVARVGLADAATFAAACRTAAEAQREWAKVPAPVRGRVIASIGRLVEANAEALARLVTEEIGKPYAEALGEVREIVDTCDFFLGEGRRLYGQTVPSEMPDKNLFTFRNPVGVAAVVTAGNFPVAVPSWYLVPALLCGNAVVWKPAEYAAASAHAMFRLFVAAGLPDGVLNLLFADGAQTYAGLELALSEGSVQKVGFTGSSEVGRRIGELTGRHLQSACLELGGKNPMVIMPDADLDLAAEGALFSGFGTAGQRCTSLGTAIVHESVHDAFVERFTRALAAAAVGDPTGDVLAGPLLDGKFAERYEEYLTWIQPHHTVVSGPVGRITKDNPRGGFDGGDGLYYHPVIVDGVRPGDRLFMEETFGPIVGVTTFRTLEEAVELANLPGYGLSSSIYTGDASSAFRFREGVSAGMVSVNNSTSGAEAHLPFGGNGKSGNGSRQSGMWVLDQFTRWQAMNWDHSGRLQKAQMDVAEIVPDLGFRLAETRLP
- the glnII gene encoding glutamine synthetase; this encodes MSYKAEYIWIDGTEPTALLRSKTKILADGAEPPVWGFDGSSTNQAEGHSSDRVLRPVFTCPDPIRGGANVLVLCEVEEINGDPHASNTRALLRPIAEQFAAQEPWFGIEQEYTFFKGSRPLGFPEGGFPAPQGHYYCGVGAEAVFGREIVELHLDRCLAAGLKISGINAEVMPGQWEFQVGPAGPLEVADHLWVARYLLYRTAEEFGVEATLDAKPARGDWNGAGAHTNFSTKAMRESYEPIITACEALGEGDKPMEHVTQYGADIELRLTGHHETAPWNKYSYGVSNRGASVRIPWQVEVDKKGYIEDRRPNANVDPYVVTRLLVNTCCSALEKAGQV
- a CDS encoding TerC family protein; the encoded protein is MSVSPLVWWLTIAGIVALLLFDFVFHVRKAHVPTLREASLWSALYVGIALAFGAGVWLLGGAEPGTEYFAGYVTEKALSVDNLFVFLVIMSSFKVPRADQQKALLFGIVFSLLARSLFILVGAALINTFAWVFYLFGLILLVTAGNLLKPESEESHSPDNLMVRLARRVFPATDTYDGDKLFTVRDGRRAMTPMLLVMIAIGGTDILFALDSIPAIFGLTQDVYIVFTATAFSLLGLRQLYFLIDDLLDRLIYLTYGLAVILGFIGVKLVLHALHENNVPFINEGEPVPVAEISTGLSLSVIVGVLLVTVVASLASPKGRAQNAVSAARRHAQEYLEVEHDPGLREELFAKVCAKERELRALPDKHRRRIREEERLMALLRRVHEEHDRTG
- a CDS encoding AAA family ATPase — protein: MTITEHHEGLRAPGSGPSDPESVTRKKMQFWDRSKFLIALVLAYLVLTWKVMADYEGVVTFPQAAQAIARAYQWIFWLLGVEVVRQLHFLVSEHWSGYHRFWSQKVFGGFERWAHRRFDDWTRYRLSRALKIVFLVVLAALVLGAVLDVHPFAALLQAPALLWQALPFFLQIVFLFFFVIIQFVGLFWFLSRGGVETYFPDDIKTRFKDVWGQDHVVERVRENIVFLERPDEIERRGGYVPSGLLLWGPPGTGKTLMAEAVAGETGKPYVFVDPGAFTNMFMGIGILKVKTLFRKLRKLALRYGGVIVFFDEADSLGKRGQLAQQGPNVPGGFSATDTHGCHGFSYLSESTRQVLAFRGRREETKEPGGISRFVMGGGMMNSGDPGTLQALLTELSGLKKPRGFFNRFVRRLLGMRPKPPPKYRILVMMATNRPDALDEALLRPGRIDRIYKVGYPSKAGRVRTYQGYFDKVWHELTPAQIDKLATITPYATGATIKDLVNESLITAIRDGREVITWSDVLRAKRLKQLGPPEDVEYIERERHAVAVHEACHAVVAYATRFHLEIDIATIEKGADYLGMVASIKPEDQFTRWKSEHEADIMVSLASLAGERMFFGEDNSSGVSGDLFSATYLTAMMESYWGMGSGVTSLPALQELEIMGGKAMRKRAPGGAGGIGITEREPSRREPDLTPDVLGERIEFNLVRLLEQTERLLQEHRREVLCVAHALETHKTLNGDDVVAIIRREPGPLIDGTIYASDELYEELEEYHQEAARAHREHSRVERELPGAARAAEPAAAFAGSAVATAVQITPPTGHPTGHPTGHPTGHPTGHPTGHSTGYLTGHPAGPPDSSTAVPLPPPPGQSSGPPVTAGQPPAVTGPPAMMVPVPVPVPVPGAAVPEPADRPEFVPWAPGPSSAPVPIVVEAEAAPPPLTPPSRPRRGAGRVWLVLASLLGLVVLSIIAALAVTGAGGNLLNAGGSGLASPGLLLLLFVVIVAVIVGGGLALVAVRGVRAAQAKAERERDEAHARAQLLAAAMDPDTALRLLGYDGNGNGNGRDSRS
- a CDS encoding carboxymuconolactone decarboxylase family protein, which produces MTEPAMQIVDSFGMMAERQFADVWARTVLSVRERRLLLLGLLVGQGLDELTEVQLDAALRTGALSATELREVVVFLSHYAGWARGSRLNDQVESLIERAGGSGAGNGEHAGP
- a CDS encoding SDR family NAD(P)-dependent oxidoreductase — protein: MPTALITGATAGLGAAFARRLAAEAFSLVLVARDEARLAESAGQLKLRYGVDVETLPADLTTDEGLAAVEARVRQGVDLLVNNAGFGHHGRFPDVPAADEVRMLKLHCEAVLRLTLAALPGMRERERGAIVNVASVAAFFSRGTYSASKAWVVNFSESAAADIGDPRIKIMALCPGFVRTEFHQRAGMDTAGIPGFLWLKADDVVREGLRDLALGKRVSVPDVRYKTIVALGRLVPRGLQHYVSSRIGR